One Vibrio penaeicida DNA segment encodes these proteins:
- the prmA gene encoding 50S ribosomal protein L11 methyltransferase, with product MPWIQIKLNASDKNAEQIGDMLMENTGALSVTFLDAKDTPVFEPLPGETRLWGETDVVALYDAETDTKQVLNQIADSDLLEDGFAHKVEQLEDKDWEREWMENFHPMQFGKRLWICPSWRDIPDPNAVNVMLDPGLAFGTGTHPTTSLCLEWLEGIELEGKTVIDFGCGSGILAIAAIKLGASKVIGIDIDPQAIQASRANAERNGVADQLELFLPQDQPDNLIADVVVANILAGPLRELSGVIKGLLKPEGMLAMSGVLDTQAEDVANYYRDELNIDPIIEQSEWCRISGKKNA from the coding sequence ATGCCCTGGATTCAAATCAAACTCAATGCGAGCGACAAGAACGCTGAACAAATCGGCGATATGCTGATGGAAAACACAGGCGCATTATCCGTTACCTTTTTAGATGCCAAAGATACTCCTGTGTTCGAACCGCTTCCGGGTGAAACTCGCTTATGGGGTGAAACGGACGTTGTCGCACTGTACGACGCTGAAACCGATACCAAACAAGTCTTAAATCAAATTGCAGATAGCGATCTGTTAGAAGATGGTTTTGCGCACAAAGTCGAGCAACTTGAAGACAAAGACTGGGAGCGCGAATGGATGGAGAATTTCCACCCAATGCAATTTGGCAAGCGTTTGTGGATTTGCCCAAGCTGGCGAGATATTCCGGATCCAAATGCTGTGAACGTTATGCTCGATCCAGGTTTAGCTTTCGGCACCGGTACGCACCCAACAACTTCACTCTGCCTTGAATGGCTTGAAGGAATTGAGCTCGAAGGTAAAACAGTGATCGATTTTGGCTGTGGCTCTGGCATTCTGGCTATCGCTGCAATCAAACTGGGCGCAAGTAAAGTCATTGGGATTGATATCGATCCACAGGCTATTCAAGCTTCCAGAGCAAATGCAGAGCGAAATGGCGTAGCGGACCAGCTCGAATTGTTTCTGCCACAAGATCAGCCTGACAACCTTATTGCAGACGTTGTGGTTGCCAATATTCTTGCAGGGCCACTGCGTGAGCTCTCTGGTGTTATTAAAGGATTACTGAAACCTGAAGGCATGCTCGCGATGTCTGGCGTGTTAGATACACAAGCAGAAGACGTAGCAAATTACTACCGAGACGAACTGAACATCGATCCGATTATTGAACAATCAGAATGGTGCCGAATTTCGGGCAAGAAAAATGCCTAA
- the accC gene encoding acetyl-CoA carboxylase biotin carboxylase subunit → MLDKLVIANRGEIALRILRACKELGIKTVAVHSTADRDLKHVLLADESICIGPARGIDSYLNIPRIISAAEVTGAIAIHPGYGFLSENADFAEQVERSGFIFVGPKAETIRMMGDKVSAITAMKKAGVPCVPGSDGPLDDDGSKNKAHAKRIGYPVIIKASGGGGGRGMRVVRSEEELIEAIAMTRAEAKAAFNNDIVYMEKFLENPRHVEVQIIADGQGGAIHLGERDCSMQRRHQKVVEEAPAPGITAEMRKYIGERCTRACLEIGYRGAGTFEFLYENGEFYFIEMNTRIQVEHPVTEMVTGVDLIKEQLRVAAGQPLSYTQDDIKISGHAVECRINAEDPERFLPSPGKVERFHAPGGMGVRWESHIYTGYTVPPHYDSMIGKLITFGENRDVAIARMKNALGEMIVEGIKTNVSLQEMIMNDENFQHGGANIHYLEKKLGLQ, encoded by the coding sequence ATGCTAGATAAATTAGTCATCGCGAACCGAGGTGAGATTGCACTTCGTATCCTTCGCGCATGTAAAGAGCTGGGTATTAAAACGGTCGCTGTTCACTCAACCGCTGACCGTGACCTTAAACACGTACTATTGGCAGACGAATCCATTTGTATCGGTCCTGCTCGTGGTATCGACAGCTACCTAAACATTCCAAGAATTATTTCTGCTGCGGAAGTCACTGGTGCTATCGCTATTCACCCTGGCTACGGTTTCCTATCTGAAAACGCTGACTTTGCAGAGCAAGTTGAACGCAGCGGTTTCATTTTCGTCGGCCCTAAAGCCGAAACCATCCGCATGATGGGTGACAAAGTTTCCGCTATCACGGCAATGAAAAAAGCAGGCGTTCCATGCGTACCTGGTTCAGACGGTCCGCTAGATGACGACGGCAGCAAAAACAAAGCGCACGCGAAACGCATTGGCTACCCTGTGATCATCAAAGCCTCTGGCGGCGGCGGCGGTCGCGGTATGCGTGTGGTTCGTAGCGAAGAAGAATTGATTGAAGCGATTGCAATGACTCGTGCGGAAGCAAAAGCAGCATTCAACAACGACATCGTTTACATGGAGAAATTCCTAGAAAACCCACGTCACGTTGAAGTTCAGATCATTGCAGACGGTCAGGGTGGTGCAATCCACCTAGGCGAACGTGATTGCTCAATGCAGCGTCGTCACCAAAAAGTAGTGGAAGAAGCGCCAGCACCGGGTATCACGGCAGAAATGCGTAAATACATCGGTGAGCGTTGTACTCGCGCTTGTTTGGAAATTGGCTATCGCGGTGCGGGTACATTTGAGTTCCTATACGAAAACGGCGAATTCTACTTCATCGAAATGAACACTCGTATTCAAGTAGAGCACCCAGTTACTGAAATGGTAACGGGCGTAGACCTCATCAAAGAGCAACTTCGTGTTGCTGCTGGTCAACCGCTTTCTTACACTCAAGACGACATTAAGATCAGCGGTCATGCGGTTGAATGCCGAATCAATGCCGAAGATCCAGAGCGCTTCTTGCCTTCTCCAGGTAAGGTGGAACGTTTCCACGCACCTGGCGGTATGGGCGTACGTTGGGAATCACACATCTACACGGGCTACACAGTACCTCCTCATTACGATTCGATGATTGGTAAACTGATCACCTTTGGTGAAAACCGTGATGTTGCGATTGCTCGTATGAAGAACGCATTGGGTGAAATGATCGTTGAAGGCATCAAAACCAATGTGTCTCTGCAAGAAATGATCATGAATGATGAGAACTTCCAACACGGTGGTGCAAACATTCACTACCTTGAGAAGAAACTCGGTCTTCAGTAA
- the accB gene encoding acetyl-CoA carboxylase biotin carboxyl carrier protein, translating into MDIRKIKKLIELVEESGIAELEISEGEESVRISRSGPAPVAAPIQYAAAPVAPAAAAPVAAPATPAAAEAPAEAVPAGHHVLSPMVGTFYRSPSPESKSFIEIGQSVNAGDTLCIVEAMKMMNQIEADKSGVVTAILVEDGQPVEFDQPLVIIE; encoded by the coding sequence ATGGATATTCGTAAAATTAAGAAGCTGATTGAGTTAGTGGAAGAATCTGGCATCGCAGAGCTTGAAATCTCTGAAGGTGAAGAGTCAGTACGAATCAGTCGTTCCGGTCCTGCTCCTGTAGCGGCACCTATTCAATACGCAGCAGCGCCTGTCGCTCCAGCGGCAGCAGCACCTGTAGCTGCACCTGCAACACCAGCAGCAGCGGAAGCTCCGGCTGAAGCTGTACCGGCTGGACACCATGTTCTTTCTCCAATGGTCGGTACGTTCTACCGCTCTCCAAGCCCTGAATCAAAATCATTTATCGAAATCGGTCAAAGCGTTAATGCTGGCGACACTCTATGTATCGTAGAAGCGATGAAAATGATGAACCAAATCGAAGCGGACAAATCTGGCGTAGTTACAGCCATCCTAGTGGAAGACGGTCAACCTGTTGAGTTTGACCAACCACTCGTTATCATCGAATAA
- the aroQ gene encoding type II 3-dehydroquinate dehydratase, with amino-acid sequence MATKSRILVLNGPNLNLLGLREPAHYGSKTLSQIIDDLEHQAVSLDVEIQHLQSNREYELIEAIHAAMGNVDFIVINPAAFTHTSVALRDALLGVDIPFIEVHLSNVHAREPFRHHSYLSDKAVGVICGLGAQGYQFALAAAVNHLQSNG; translated from the coding sequence ATGGCTACAAAATCACGCATTCTGGTTCTAAACGGTCCTAATCTTAATCTTTTGGGTCTTCGTGAACCGGCACATTATGGCTCTAAAACGCTCTCTCAGATCATTGATGATCTAGAACACCAAGCGGTTTCGCTTGATGTAGAGATCCAGCATCTGCAATCCAATCGTGAGTACGAACTGATTGAAGCCATACATGCTGCCATGGGAAATGTGGATTTCATTGTGATCAATCCAGCAGCGTTTACCCATACTAGCGTCGCTCTACGTGACGCGTTATTGGGCGTCGACATTCCGTTCATTGAAGTGCACCTATCTAACGTTCACGCACGTGAACCTTTCCGCCATCATTCTTACCTATCGGATAAAGCCGTCGGGGTAATTTGTGGCTTGGGTGCCCAAGGCTACCAATTCGCATTGGCTGCAGCGGTGAATCACCTGCAGTCAAATGGGTAA
- a CDS encoding DMT family transporter — MSKQLLCTITFVSVCLIWGTTWMAMEIAVETIPPITATGLRFLISAPLLIAVTLLMKKALLFPKGKRKFMVAVAVFYFAIPFTLMILGEQYISSGLASIIFANMPIAVLAVSMISLSLRLSAHQFFGLGMAVIALCLILSGELEMGDSNDNAGILALVSAVLIHAVMYVLTQKYAKGIHVLTYNALPSGIAALLLLVVGLFMEQPDTHYFTAESMYAVVYLGLVASVIGIVAYFSLNQMTAPFTASLCFLIFPVVALLLDAWINDNHLSELSQQLLLPLLIGIVIAKVPQLPTWLLSRSSK, encoded by the coding sequence ATGTCTAAACAATTACTTTGCACCATCACATTTGTCTCCGTTTGTTTGATATGGGGTACAACATGGATGGCGATGGAAATTGCGGTTGAAACCATCCCCCCGATTACCGCGACAGGCCTGCGGTTCCTGATTTCTGCCCCTTTATTAATCGCTGTGACACTGCTGATGAAAAAAGCCTTACTTTTCCCAAAGGGCAAACGAAAATTCATGGTGGCTGTCGCTGTATTTTACTTCGCGATTCCCTTTACCTTGATGATATTAGGTGAGCAATACATCTCTTCTGGGTTGGCCTCCATCATCTTTGCCAATATGCCGATCGCGGTTTTAGCCGTTTCTATGATCAGCTTGTCATTGCGTCTTTCTGCTCACCAATTTTTTGGATTAGGCATGGCCGTCATCGCGTTGTGTTTGATTCTATCAGGCGAACTGGAGATGGGTGACAGCAATGATAACGCAGGTATCCTAGCACTCGTGAGCGCCGTACTTATCCATGCCGTCATGTATGTGTTAACTCAAAAGTATGCAAAGGGAATCCATGTGCTCACCTATAACGCATTGCCTTCTGGTATCGCCGCGTTATTACTATTGGTTGTTGGACTGTTTATGGAACAGCCAGACACACATTATTTCACCGCCGAATCGATGTATGCCGTGGTCTATCTTGGGCTTGTTGCAAGTGTCATTGGTATTGTTGCGTACTTCTCCCTCAATCAAATGACGGCTCCCTTCACGGCTTCACTCTGTTTTCTCATATTCCCTGTGGTTGCGCTGCTTCTCGACGCTTGGATAAACGATAACCACCTATCAGAGCTGTCACAGCAACTGCTGCTGCCTTTACTCATTGGTATCGTCATTGCCAAAGTTCCACAACTTCCTACATGGTTGCTTTCTCGCTCAAGCAAATAA